A single genomic interval of Adhaeribacter pallidiroseus harbors:
- a CDS encoding PhzF family phenazine biosynthesis protein — protein MKKAFYYLVDVFTDSVFGGNQLAVFPKGEEVPEHLMQQIAKELNLSETTFVLPPVNSQNDIKLRIFTPGQELPMAGHPTIGTAFVLLQQELLATAGRNPLVFEEGVGDIPVAFEQNGKEFGLITMTQPLPKFGEIVTDVQILADLLSLSLDDILPEPPAQVVSCGVPYLCVPLKNLAAVKKARLRNEVFENQLSHIGSQSVFLFSLETEDPANTVHGRMFAPAFGIPEDPATGSACGPLGCYLVQNKLVPDQPVASIICEQGYEMGRSSLLYLTIGQESNTITQVKVGGKSVLVGEGYFYL, from the coding sequence ATGAAAAAAGCTTTTTACTACTTGGTAGATGTTTTCACAGATAGCGTTTTTGGTGGTAACCAATTAGCCGTATTCCCAAAAGGCGAAGAAGTGCCGGAGCACTTAATGCAGCAGATTGCCAAAGAATTGAATCTTTCGGAAACTACATTTGTACTACCACCGGTAAATTCGCAGAACGATATTAAACTGCGCATTTTTACGCCTGGCCAAGAGTTACCCATGGCCGGACACCCGACCATTGGCACCGCTTTCGTGTTGCTGCAACAAGAACTACTGGCTACCGCTGGCCGAAATCCTTTAGTTTTTGAAGAAGGCGTGGGCGACATACCCGTAGCCTTCGAGCAAAATGGGAAAGAGTTCGGTTTGATTACCATGACGCAACCTTTACCCAAATTCGGGGAGATTGTGACGGATGTACAAATTTTGGCCGATCTGCTTTCGTTGAGCCTGGATGATATTTTACCGGAGCCTCCCGCTCAAGTGGTGTCGTGCGGGGTGCCTTATTTATGCGTACCCCTCAAGAACCTGGCAGCGGTAAAAAAAGCGCGTTTACGTAACGAAGTTTTTGAAAACCAATTGAGCCACATCGGGAGCCAAAGTGTGTTTTTGTTTTCCCTGGAAACAGAAGATCCGGCGAATACGGTACATGGTCGCATGTTTGCGCCCGCTTTTGGCATCCCCGAAGATCCGGCCACCGGCAGTGCTTGCGGTCCTTTGGGTTGTTATTTGGTGCAAAACAAACTGGTACCTGATCAACCAGTTGCCAGTATCATTTGCGAGCAAGGCTACGAAATGGGCCGCTCTAGTTTATTGTATTTAACTATTGGCCAAGAAAGTAATACCATTACTCAAGTAAAAGTAGGAGGGAAGAGCGTGTTGGTAGGCGAAGGTTACTTTTATCTGTAA
- a CDS encoding type II toxin-antitoxin system VapC family toxin — translation MDTDVCLDLLAKREPHYLHAAILFTLADKGELQLFVSSLCFSNLNYLLSRQYSLTEARRILSRFKVLVQVLPVDDKVIELALHSKFKNFEDAIPYFTAIESGITFLLTRNIKDYKKAEIPVQTPELYIQAREK, via the coding sequence ATTGACACAGATGTCTGTCTGGATTTATTAGCCAAAAGAGAACCCCATTATCTACACGCTGCTATTTTGTTCACCTTGGCCGACAAAGGGGAGCTTCAATTATTTGTTTCTTCTCTTTGTTTTTCCAACTTAAATTATCTGCTATCCAGACAATACTCCCTAACGGAAGCGAGAAGAATTTTAAGTAGGTTTAAAGTACTCGTACAAGTTCTACCAGTAGATGATAAAGTTATTGAGTTAGCCCTGCATTCAAAATTTAAAAATTTTGAAGATGCTATTCCGTATTTCACCGCTATAGAATCCGGAATTACTTTTTTGCTGACTAGAAATATAAAAGACTACAAGAAAGCGGAAATACCAGTACAGACGCCAGAGCTTTATATACAGGCAAGAGAAAAATAA
- the prfA gene encoding peptide chain release factor 1: protein MLDKLEAIKERFEEVSELLQQPESMSDMKKYKSLNKEYKDLEKIVIEYRKYQNLLGNIDNAKQVIATEKDEEFREMAKEELDELYPQLEELEEGIKNLLIPKDPNDSKNIIIEIRAGAGGDEASIFAGDLHRMYSRLAEKQGWRMELIDAQEGTSGGYKEIISSISGEDVYGKMKFESGVHRVQRVPATETQGRIHTSVASIVVLPEVEEFDIELDMNEIRKDLFCASGPGGQSVNTTYSAVRLTHLPTGIMAQCQDQKSQLKNYDKALKVLRSRIYEVELAKKNEEMGAQRKSMVGGGDRSDKIRTYNYPQGRVTDHRIGYTVYNLPNVMDGQIDDFIEELRIAENAERLKEGVA, encoded by the coding sequence ATGTTAGATAAGTTAGAGGCTATAAAAGAGCGTTTTGAAGAAGTAAGTGAGCTCTTACAACAACCCGAAAGTATGAGCGACATGAAAAAATACAAGTCGCTTAATAAAGAATACAAAGACCTCGAAAAAATTGTAATTGAGTACAGAAAATACCAGAACCTGCTCGGCAACATTGATAATGCCAAGCAAGTAATTGCTACGGAAAAAGACGAAGAGTTCCGGGAAATGGCTAAGGAAGAACTCGATGAGCTCTACCCGCAACTGGAAGAACTGGAAGAAGGAATTAAAAATTTGCTTATTCCGAAAGACCCGAACGACAGTAAGAACATTATTATCGAAATCCGGGCCGGTGCCGGTGGCGACGAGGCCTCTATTTTTGCCGGCGATTTGCACCGCATGTACTCCCGTCTGGCAGAAAAGCAAGGCTGGCGCATGGAATTAATCGATGCGCAGGAAGGAACGTCTGGTGGTTATAAAGAGATTATCAGCAGTATTTCCGGCGAAGATGTGTACGGCAAAATGAAATTCGAATCGGGGGTGCACCGCGTACAACGTGTACCCGCTACCGAAACCCAAGGCCGGATCCATACCTCCGTAGCCAGCATAGTAGTACTACCGGAAGTAGAAGAATTTGATATTGAATTGGATATGAATGAAATCCGGAAAGATTTGTTCTGTGCTTCCGGACCAGGCGGACAGTCGGTAAACACCACGTATTCGGCGGTTCGTTTAACGCACTTACCAACCGGTATTATGGCGCAGTGTCAGGATCAGAAATCGCAGCTGAAAAACTATGATAAAGCCTTAAAAGTACTGCGTTCCCGGATTTACGAAGTAGAATTAGCCAAGAAAAACGAAGAAATGGGTGCCCAGCGCAAAAGCATGGTAGGCGGCGGCGACCGTTCCGATAAAATCCGGACCTACAACTACCCACAAGGCCGTGTAACCGATCACCGCATTGGTTATACCGTGTACAACCTGCCCAACGTAATGGATGGCCAGATTGACGACTTCATCGAAGAACTCCGCATTGCCGAAAACGCCGAACGCCTGAAAGAAGGGGTAGCTTAA
- a CDS encoding IS5 family transposase: MLPSPTIPAKDRYKVKNWKAYTSSLVQRGSLTLWLEDSVLRAWREIDPSQKVVGECLYADCVIQCCLLLGQVYHQPLRQTTGFVSSLLAMLGYKDYAVPDYTTLCRRQSCLPVEVSKALARNRKLAIALDSTGLKVYGEGEWKVRKHGASKHRTWRKLHIGIAVDTQEIVFVALTTNGEDDAVVAGKLLQGKTAQLSSFIGDGAYDDFKLRELLAGGIKQIIPPSKDAVVHKGTQKKPVPEYLRQRNEAVEYRQEHDRKAWKIQAGYHRRSLNEVAMFRYKTTFSAQMRTRKIENQKTEVELKCKILNIYRHQGMPLAYLVA, from the coding sequence ATGTTACCATCGCCTACAATCCCGGCTAAAGATAGGTATAAAGTTAAAAATTGGAAAGCCTATACTAGCAGTTTAGTTCAAAGAGGTAGTTTGACTTTATGGCTGGAAGATTCCGTGTTAAGAGCGTGGCGCGAGATTGATCCGAGCCAGAAAGTAGTAGGGGAATGCTTATATGCTGATTGTGTAATCCAATGCTGTTTGTTGTTAGGCCAGGTGTATCATCAGCCGCTGCGGCAGACGACCGGCTTTGTTTCTAGTTTGCTGGCGATGTTAGGCTATAAAGATTATGCCGTACCAGATTATACTACTCTTTGCCGCCGACAAAGCTGCCTGCCAGTAGAAGTAAGTAAAGCATTAGCCCGCAACCGAAAGCTAGCTATTGCGCTCGATTCTACCGGTTTAAAAGTATACGGGGAAGGCGAGTGGAAAGTAAGAAAACACGGGGCTTCCAAGCATAGAACTTGGCGCAAATTGCACATCGGTATTGCTGTTGATACCCAAGAGATCGTTTTTGTGGCGTTGACTACGAATGGGGAAGATGATGCGGTGGTCGCGGGCAAGTTGCTGCAAGGCAAGACTGCTCAGCTGAGTAGTTTTATAGGGGATGGCGCTTATGATGACTTTAAGTTGCGAGAGCTCCTAGCAGGGGGCATTAAGCAAATTATACCCCCGTCCAAAGATGCAGTGGTACATAAAGGTACCCAGAAGAAGCCGGTACCAGAATACCTACGGCAGCGCAATGAGGCAGTCGAATATAGGCAAGAGCACGATCGAAAAGCCTGGAAAATCCAAGCTGGCTATCATCGCCGAAGTTTAAATGAGGTAGCTATGTTTCGCTACAAAACTACTTTCTCCGCCCAGATGAGGACCCGGAAAATAGAAAATCAGAAAACAGAAGTAGAACTAAAATGTAAAATCTTAAACATCTATCGCCACCAGGGAATGCCTCTGGCCTACCTAGTAGCTTAG
- a CDS encoding trans-sulfuration enzyme family protein codes for MKDKETQVIRTYPKRSEFREHSTPLYLTSSFTFETAEQGRALFADEIEGNIYSRFSNPNTSELIDKMCVLEGADDGFAFATGMSAVFSGFGAILQSGDHILASRSVFGSTHQLLTKVLAKWGITFTYADAARPEEWEALIQPNTKLIYIETPSNPQLELIDLEWLGNLKKKHNLILSVDNCFATPYLQTPIPYGADLVIHSATKFIDGQGRVLGGVIVGRQDLIDEIRFFARHTGPALSPFNAWVLSKSLETLPVRMDRHCKNALAIAQHLDQHTELESVLYPFLPSHPQYELAKKQMKQGGGIVTFVVKGGYARAHKFMDALKIASKTANLGDSRTTITHPASTTHSKLTDAEREAVGISAGLIRISVGLENVNDLIADIDQALAATQS; via the coding sequence GTGAAAGATAAAGAAACCCAAGTAATCCGCACCTACCCGAAACGCAGCGAGTTCCGCGAGCACTCTACGCCGCTTTATTTAACCTCCAGCTTTACCTTCGAAACAGCCGAGCAAGGCCGCGCCTTATTTGCCGACGAAATAGAAGGCAACATCTATTCCCGTTTTTCTAACCCGAATACGTCGGAGTTAATTGATAAAATGTGCGTGCTGGAAGGTGCTGATGATGGATTTGCATTTGCTACGGGTATGTCAGCCGTATTTTCGGGGTTTGGCGCTATTCTGCAATCCGGCGACCATATTTTGGCCTCACGGTCGGTATTTGGTTCTACGCATCAATTACTAACTAAAGTATTAGCTAAGTGGGGCATTACCTTTACCTACGCCGATGCCGCTCGCCCCGAAGAATGGGAAGCCTTAATCCAGCCAAATACTAAACTCATCTACATCGAAACACCTTCTAACCCGCAGTTAGAGCTAATTGACCTGGAATGGCTCGGAAATTTAAAAAAGAAGCATAATCTAATCTTAAGTGTCGATAATTGCTTTGCTACACCGTATTTGCAAACGCCCATTCCGTACGGGGCCGACTTAGTCATTCATTCGGCCACTAAATTTATCGACGGGCAAGGACGGGTTTTAGGCGGCGTTATTGTAGGTCGACAGGATTTAATCGACGAAATCCGTTTTTTTGCGCGCCATACCGGTCCGGCATTGTCGCCGTTTAACGCCTGGGTCTTAAGCAAAAGCCTCGAAACCTTACCGGTGCGCATGGACCGGCACTGCAAAAACGCCTTGGCCATAGCGCAACACCTGGATCAGCACACGGAACTGGAAAGCGTATTGTACCCGTTTTTACCTTCGCACCCGCAGTACGAACTGGCGAAAAAGCAAATGAAGCAAGGCGGTGGCATTGTAACGTTTGTAGTAAAAGGCGGATATGCCCGCGCGCACAAGTTTATGGATGCTTTAAAAATAGCTTCTAAAACCGCTAACCTCGGCGACTCCCGCACCACTATCACGCACCCGGCTTCTACCACCCATTCAAAACTAACCGATGCCGAACGGGAAGCGGTAGGAATATCCGCGGGTCTGATCCGAATTTCGGTGGGTTTAGAAAACGTGAACGATTTAATTGCCGACATTGATCAGGCTTTGGCCGCTACCCAGTCATGA
- a CDS encoding c-type heme family protein, translated as MLICSLYRKLSLFRSLFLLLTSTLALSSCEPKKLPNGKEIAEEMERHLVKRITSEMISKETGRVGDSIIQTADQQMLIFLKNELDSNDFKAALHYRQVMKDSVLTQMAQKYQAQLGRSGKSWSNAATDPASLLLQEQLKQYQAFQTQKQTLKPQVIRVGSEELLYTKPIFMTDALCLQCHGQPEKTLTSENQQLLPKNFKTTHAGYQSGDWAGMWYVRFKSKGILDSITQKRKKSRRGQPIFGKPDSVKK; from the coding sequence ATGCTGATTTGTTCTCTTTATCGGAAGCTGTCTCTGTTCCGGTCTTTATTTTTACTTCTTACCAGTACATTGGCACTTAGCAGTTGCGAACCGAAAAAGCTGCCGAACGGGAAAGAAATAGCCGAGGAAATGGAACGCCATTTGGTTAAACGAATTACCAGCGAAATGATTTCGAAGGAAACCGGCCGGGTGGGTGACAGCATTATCCAGACAGCGGATCAGCAGATGCTAATTTTTTTAAAAAATGAGCTGGATTCAAACGATTTTAAAGCTGCCCTGCATTACCGCCAAGTAATGAAAGATTCGGTATTAACGCAGATGGCGCAAAAATACCAGGCGCAGTTAGGGCGAAGTGGCAAAAGCTGGTCGAATGCCGCCACCGATCCAGCGAGTTTACTGCTGCAAGAGCAACTGAAACAATACCAGGCCTTTCAGACGCAAAAGCAAACTTTGAAACCGCAGGTAATCCGGGTAGGCAGCGAAGAGTTGCTCTATACCAAACCAATTTTTATGACGGATGCTTTATGCCTCCAATGCCATGGTCAGCCAGAAAAAACGCTCACTTCGGAAAATCAGCAGTTATTACCGAAAAACTTTAAGACTACGCATGCTGGTTATCAATCGGGCGATTGGGCCGGAATGTGGTACGTACGGTTTAAATCGAAAGGCATCCTGGATAGCATCACCCAGAAAAGGAAAAAGTCCCGGCGCGGCCAACCGATTTTCGGTAAACCCGATTCGGTGAAGAAGTAA
- a CDS encoding TSUP family transporter, with product MLTDSNPLTATAQENYLFPVFLKLHELHTLIVGGGFVGEEKVTAVLRNSPEARVTLVATQILPQIREFVATYPQVTLIERPYEITDLEGKDLVIVATDNKALNREIKQQAKARKLLANVADTPNECDFYLSSIVQKGNLKIAISTNGKSPTVAKRVKEVLNETFPNELESVLDNLQQIRNSLKGDFAEKVKQLNTITAMLVDKPAPPAITEVSKPAPVPLVQHIKHSWRYRVLIGFACLGLMISGHLLFSFLPFDIIGGYALRLAGEIDSSILWFMLAGFVAQMIDGALGMAYGVSASTFLLTVGIPPAIASASVHASEIFTSGVSGLMHLRFRNVNSKLFKNLLLPGVLGAILGAYILSSAENYLYIIKPLVACYTLFLGGVIIKKAIKKTTKRKPIKKLGVLATFGGFLDSVGGGGWGPIVSSSLIASGRSPLYTIGSVNLAEFFVSLASSITFITLLGFNHWQVVAGLVLGGVVAAPIAAVLARKLPIKTMMILVGVIVIVVSLRNIITMIF from the coding sequence GTGTTAACTGACTCTAACCCACTCACCGCTACGGCACAGGAGAATTACTTATTCCCGGTTTTTCTGAAGCTGCACGAACTGCATACTTTAATTGTAGGCGGTGGCTTTGTGGGCGAAGAAAAGGTTACGGCGGTGCTCCGCAACAGTCCCGAAGCAAGAGTTACTTTGGTAGCTACGCAAATTTTGCCGCAAATCCGGGAATTTGTTGCAACCTACCCGCAGGTTACTTTAATCGAAAGACCTTACGAAATAACGGATCTGGAAGGCAAGGATTTAGTTATTGTGGCCACCGATAATAAAGCTTTAAACCGGGAAATTAAACAACAGGCCAAAGCTCGCAAGTTGCTCGCCAACGTAGCTGATACCCCTAACGAATGCGATTTTTACCTGAGTTCTATCGTCCAGAAAGGAAATTTAAAAATTGCGATTTCTACCAACGGCAAATCGCCCACGGTAGCCAAACGAGTAAAAGAAGTATTAAACGAAACTTTCCCGAACGAATTGGAATCGGTACTGGATAACCTGCAACAAATCCGGAACAGCCTAAAAGGTGATTTTGCCGAAAAAGTAAAGCAGCTAAATACCATCACGGCTATGCTGGTGGATAAACCAGCTCCTCCCGCTATCACCGAAGTTTCTAAACCCGCACCGGTACCTTTGGTGCAGCACATCAAGCATTCCTGGCGCTACCGGGTACTCATTGGTTTTGCCTGCTTAGGTTTGATGATTTCCGGGCATCTGCTGTTTAGTTTTTTGCCATTCGATATTATTGGCGGTTACGCGCTGCGCCTGGCCGGCGAAATTGATTCGAGCATTTTGTGGTTTATGCTGGCGGGTTTTGTGGCCCAAATGATTGATGGCGCTTTGGGCATGGCTTACGGCGTGAGCGCCAGCACATTTTTACTCACGGTGGGCATTCCACCCGCTATAGCCAGTGCCAGCGTTCACGCCTCCGAGATATTTACCAGCGGCGTATCGGGCCTCATGCACCTGCGTTTTAGGAATGTAAACAGCAAATTATTTAAAAATTTACTCTTGCCCGGTGTATTAGGAGCTATTCTGGGAGCTTACATTCTTTCATCCGCCGAAAACTATTTATATATCATTAAACCGCTGGTGGCTTGCTATACTTTGTTCCTGGGCGGCGTTATTATCAAAAAAGCTATAAAGAAAACTACCAAGCGCAAACCCATTAAGAAATTAGGTGTACTCGCCACATTTGGCGGCTTCCTGGATTCAGTGGGTGGTGGCGGTTGGGGACCTATTGTGTCTTCGTCGCTGATTGCCAGTGGCCGCAGTCCTTTGTACACCATTGGATCAGTAAACCTGGCGGAGTTTTTTGTGTCGCTGGCCAGCTCTATTACGTTTATTACACTGCTGGGCTTTAATCACTGGCAGGTAGTAGCCGGACTGGTACTGGGTGGGGTAGTGGCGGCTCCAATTGCGGCGGTGCTGGCACGTAAACTGCCCATAAAAACCATGATGATTTTAGTAGGAGTAATTGTTATCGTAGTAAGTCTGCGCAACATCATCACCATGATTTTTTAA